Proteins encoded together in one Coregonus clupeaformis isolate EN_2021a chromosome 30, ASM2061545v1, whole genome shotgun sequence window:
- the LOC121582988 gene encoding guanosine-3',5'-bis(diphosphate) 3'-pyrophosphohydrolase MESH1, with translation MSSESVILLETVNFAAEKHRNQRRKDADQTPYINHPIGVARILSHEGGITDIEVLQAALLHDTVEDTDTSIGELQVVFGQTVARIVQEVTDDKALPKQERKRQQVEHAPHASHQAKLVKLADKLYNLRDLNRCTPTGWTAERVQEYFVWAAQVVRGLRGTNPALEGHLEELFKQRGVEL, from the exons ATGAGTTCAGAATCGGTCATTCTGTTGGAGACTGTCAACTTTGCTGCTGAAAAGCACCGCAATCAACGACGTAAAGACGCTGACCAAACCCCATATATCAACCACCCAATAG GAGTTGCAAGGATCCTAAGCCATGAAGGTGGGATCACAGACATTGAAGTTCTGCAA GCAGCTTTGCTCCATGACACAGTGGAGGACACTGACACCAGCATAGGAGAGCTACAGGTCGTCTTTGGGCAAACAGTGGCGCGGATCGTTCAGGAAGTGACAGACGACAAGGCGCTACCCAAGCAGGAGAGGAAACGTCAGCAGGTGGAGCACGCACCTCATGCCAGTCACCAGGCAAAACTGGTCAAACTGGCTGACAAACTGTACAACCTGAGGGACCTCAACCGCTGCACGCCCACAG GTTGGACAGCAGAGCGTGTTCAGGAGTACTTTGTGTGGGCAGCCCAGGTAGTGAGAGGGCTAAGGGGGACCAACCCAGCACTGGAGGGACACCTAGAGGAGCTCTTCAAACAGAGAGGGGTCGAGCTTTGA